In a genomic window of Prosthecochloris marina:
- a CDS encoding diacylglycerol/polyprenol kinase family protein → MGTPETTFFSLSVAWHNVVVAFLSIIYVFSVPPFLDYLVTNNYVSRDISRKITHICAGSVIIFLPLFQDGHWTQYLNVSIYAIWALLFFQKGFFAAEDDQAIKTMTRTGDRRELLKGTLYFAIAGIICGTVYYKQFPGVLAMAVLGWGDGLAPIFGKKLGKIKYKALCEKTVEGSLAFFAGSALAGMFFIWLIVPEAFNLSTILIIALVATILEGLSPKEVDNILIPLAVIGLTYLL, encoded by the coding sequence ATGGGTACACCGGAGACGACCTTTTTTTCTTTGTCTGTAGCGTGGCACAACGTTGTTGTTGCGTTTCTTTCGATCATCTATGTTTTTAGCGTACCGCCTTTTCTGGATTATCTGGTGACCAATAACTACGTGTCACGGGATATAAGCCGAAAAATCACTCATATCTGTGCGGGTTCCGTAATCATATTTTTGCCTCTTTTTCAGGATGGCCACTGGACGCAGTATTTGAACGTCTCCATCTATGCCATATGGGCGCTGCTTTTTTTCCAGAAGGGTTTTTTTGCCGCAGAAGATGATCAGGCAATAAAAACCATGACTCGAACCGGTGATCGGCGTGAGCTGTTGAAAGGCACATTGTATTTTGCAATAGCCGGCATTATCTGTGGCACTGTTTACTATAAACAGTTTCCCGGGGTTCTTGCGATGGCTGTTCTTGGTTGGGGGGATGGGCTTGCTCCCATTTTCGGCAAAAAGCTCGGTAAAATAAAATACAAGGCTCTCTGTGAAAAAACCGTAGAGGGCAGTCTTGCTTTTTTTGCAGGAAGCGCTCTGGCCGGGATGTTTTTCATCTGGTTGATCGTTCCGGAGGCATTTAATCTTTCAACTATCCTCATCATTGCACTTGTGGCAACCATTCTCGAGGGACTGAGTCCGAAAGAGGTTGACAATATTCTTATTCCGTTAGCAGTGATAGGACTTACCTATCTTCTTTGA